The proteins below come from a single Aegilops tauschii subsp. strangulata cultivar AL8/78 chromosome 6, Aet v6.0, whole genome shotgun sequence genomic window:
- the LOC109742481 gene encoding cytochrome P450 89A2: protein MEDWVYYFLSITLCLTLSLVFSSLRECKAAGSPFLPPGPTSLTAFGPLLLLAWTSVNIESVVRVARSWYGPVFTLYLLPSFPVVFVADRAVAHRVLVQLGSAFANRPPANLATRIFSSDQHNITSAAYGPLWRTLRQNLTGRALHPSSIPRYAAARRRAASGLVDGITRQMRSGQGVVVIEGLLHDAVFHVIACMCFGQGLDDASIAAVTSLQRQFLKEVVGFQVFGSSPKVSKLLFWRRYQRMLSMRRRQEEVFIPLIRACRARRNTAGKSFEMDCYVDSLISLRIPEQGGSSRHLTDGEIVALCTELLSGPVDSTVNMLQWAMANLVTRPDIQAKLRAEINNVPDGQVREEEHLPYLRAVVLESLRRHPPARFILPHAAAGENGTVLDGFTVPKEVSVNFTLGDMAMDRKVWPDPMQFRPERFLPGGEGEDLDLTGSKEIKMMPFGAGRRMCPGIDVSLLHVNLLVATMVRAFQWSEVPGEPVDFTETLELTIVMKRPLRAKVVPCHGTC from the exons ACTGACAGCTTTCGGCCCGCTGCTTTTGCTCGCCTGGACAAGCGTCAACATCGAGTCGGTAGTCCGCGTGGCACGGTCATGGTACGGCCCCGTGTTCACGCTCTACCTCCTCCCATCCTTCCCCGTCGTGTTCGTCGCCGACCGGGCCGTGGCGCACCGCGTCCTTGTGCAGCTCGGCTCGGCGTTCGCCAACCGGCCTCCGGCCAACCTCGCCACCCGCATCTTCTCCAGTGATCAGCACAACATCACGTCCGCCGCGTACGGCCCGCTGTGGCGCACGCTCCGGCAAAACCTCACCGGCCGGGCGCTCCACCCTTCGAGCATCCCGcggtacgccgccgcccgccggcgcgcCGCCTCGGGCCTCGTCGACGGCATCACACGCCAGATGCGAAGCGGCCAAGGGGTCGTCGTCATCGAGGGGCTCCTGCACGACGCCGTCTTCCACGTGATTGCATGCATGTGCTTCGGCCAGGGGCTCGACGACGCCTCCATCGCGGCAGTCACGTCGCTGCAGAGGCAGTTTCTCAAGGAGGTGGTGGGGTTCCAGGTGTTCGGGTCGAGCCCCAAGGTCAGCAAGCTCCTCTTCTGGCGACGGTACCAGAGGATGCTGTCCATGCGCCGGCGGCAGGAGGAGGTGTTCATCCCGCTGATACGTGCGTGCCGTGCGCGGCGCAACACCGCCGGCAAGAGCTTTGAAATGGATTGCTACGTCGACTCGCTCATCAGCCTCCGCATCCCGGAGCAAGGTGGCAGCAGCAGGCACCTGACGGACGGCGAGATCGTCGCCTTGTGCACCGAACTCTTGTCCGGGCCCGTCGACTCTACGGTCAACATGTTGCAGTGGGCCATGGCGAACCTCGTCACACGGCCGGACATCCAGGCGAAGCTCCGGGCCGAAATAAACAACGTCCCCGACGGCCAG GTCCGGGAGGAGGAGCACCTGCCGTATCTCCGGGCGGTGGTCCTGGAGTCGCTGAGGCGGCACCCACCAGCGCGCTTCATCCTGCCACACGCGGCTGCCGGGGAGAACGGCACGGTGCTAGACGGCTTCACCGTGCCCAAAGAGGTGTCGGTGAACTTCACGCTGGGCGACATGGCCATGGACAGGAAGGTGTGGCCGGACCCCATGCAGTTCCGGCCAGAGCGGTTCCTGCCCGGCGGCGAGGGGGAGGACCTGGACCTCACGgggagcaaggagatcaaaatgATGCCGTTCGGTGCCGGTCGCCGGATGTGCCCTGGCATCGACGTTTCGCTGCTGCACGTCAACCTCCTTGTGGCCACCATGGTGAGGGCGTTCCAGTGGAGCGAGGTGCCCGGCGAGCCGGTGGACTTCACTGAGACGCTGGAGCTCACCATAGTCATGAAGCGCCCACTCCGTGCCAAGGTCGTGCCATGCCATGGTACATGCTAG